In the genome of Dyadobacter fermentans DSM 18053, the window ACCTGAAATCCAGCGGATCGAAGGCAATGTATAGCTTCTGGATGAACTGAGGATCGTTGATGTAAAAATTCAGCAGGTTATCATATCGTTCCTGGGCGATTCCGTTCGGGAACAGTTTGTTTTTGAGGGAGAGCAGCTGCTCTATTTCAGACTCGTGATTGCGCTCCTCCGCGCGGATAATGCGCTTTTCGAGGTGTTTCAACGAGTTCAGCAAGCGCTTTTGTTCGGCTTTCACGGCGCCGTGCATCGTTTGGTCTACTTCCGTCGCTTTCGCCAATATCTGATCAAAAATGGCATTGAATGCTTCTTTCTGCTCATTCAGGTTGAGCTCGTGCTCCGTATTGCGTTCGATGAATGTCTTGCGCAATGCGATTTCGTCGAGGAATAGGTCTTTGTAGTCGATTTTCAGCTTTTGTGCCTTTTTGTACTGGTGCCCGTTCATGTACAATGCAAAATTCCGGGGCATCAGCATTGGGTAAGGAACGCCGAAATGCTCGAAAACACCTTTCAGCTGCATCCAATAGGGCACTTCTGACGGCCCACCAATATACGCGAGATTGGGCAGGATCACTTCCTCGTACAAGGGCCTCAGGATCACATTCGGGCTGAAACGCTCCGGGTTGGATTCCGTCAATGCGAGCAATTCCGCCTCACTGAATTCCAATTCGGTATTCAGCACTTTAAACACGTCGCCCTCGCGCACGATGCGCTCGCGGAGGTTGGTATCGAGGTAAAAGAAATTGATTTCGCGCGCGTGCAGGGGAGTGTGGTAGCCAAGCGCATTCAACCGGGAGGTGGTTTCTGTAACGAGCTTTTCCGAAATGGAGTCCTTCAATTCTTCCTGAATAACCGGCAGGAAGTGCCGTTTGAGATCCGCATCATCGGCATCCAGACTAACTAGCCCGTAACGTCCGAAAAGTTCGTGCATGTAACATCGCACGGCGTCGGCCAATGTGTCGTTTTCGAGGTAAGCTTTGGCAAAAAGCAGCGGCTTGTCCGGCAGTTGTTTTAAAATTCCGGCCAATTCCTTCGGATTCAGTTTTCCTA includes:
- the bshC gene encoding bacillithiol biosynthesis cysteine-adding enzyme BshC, whose amino-acid sequence is MTLHSVDLRTTGQFPALLLDYLDQKPTLESFYSIFPTLENAEKAISNKKGFSADKRKTLVDVLTKQYRGLPYLPDFSVLSQENTFTVTTGHQLNIFTGPLYIIYKIVTIIKLAEALRAKYPDYNFVPVYWMATEDHDFEEIASFHLFGQTHKWTGEHKGAVGKLNPKELAGILKQLPDKPLLFAKAYLENDTLADAVRCYMHELFGRYGLVSLDADDADLKRHFLPVIQEELKDSISEKLVTETTSRLNALGYHTPLHAREINFFYLDTNLRERIVREGDVFKVLNTELEFSEAELLALTESNPERFSPNVILRPLYEEVILPNLAYIGGPSEVPYWMQLKGVFEHFGVPYPMLMPRNFALYMNGHQYKKAQKLKIDYKDLFLDEIALRKTFIERNTEHELNLNEQKEAFNAIFDQILAKATEVDQTMHGAVKAEQKRLLNSLKHLEKRIIRAEERNHESEIEQLLSLKNKLFPNGIAQERYDNLLNFYINDPQFIQKLYIAFDPLDFRYNVLLEE